The nucleotide sequence GATCCTGTAGCGTTGTCGCCTGTGAACCCAGTTCCTCTGCACTGGCGGCCATCTCTTCCGATGCTGCTGCATTCGAGTCAGTTGTCTTGCTGATCGACCGGATTGCAAGCTGAACATCTTTGGCGCTGGCTGCCTGAGTCCTGGTCGAATCCGCGATGCGGGTGATCCCCAGCGCCGTCATTTCTACGGCGTTGACGATGGAACCCAGCGACTTGCCAACCTTTTCCGACAGGTCGGCTCCTTCCGCCACGCGCCGCGTTGATTCCTTGATGAGCTGCGTAATCTCTTTGGCTGCCAGACTCGAACGTTCCGCCAGTTTACGGACTTCATCGGCCACCACGGCGAATCCCAATCCATGCTCACCCGCCCGTGCCGCTTCGATCGCGGCGTTCAGTGCCAGCAGGTTGGTCTGGTTGGCAATCTCACTGATGACCTGGATGATGTCATTGATCTGTTCGCTGGACTTCTGAATCAGCCGCATCGAAGAAATTGCTTCACTGACCGAGTTCCCACCTGACTTGGCCAGTTCCGACGTCGATTCAGCCTGTCGTCGCGCTTCTACTGAGTTCTCTGAAATGTCCTGGATCGAGCGGACAAGTTCTTCGATGCTGGCAGACATTTCCTCAACGGAAGCGGCCTGCGACTGAGCCCCTTCACTGAGATTCTGTGAGCTTTCGGAAATGGCCCGGGCCCCTTCGTTCTGCTGGGCTGCCGACTCGATAAGCTGACCGATCAACTCCCGCAAGTCGCTCGACATCTGTCTGATGCTGAGGCTCAGTCGTCCCAGATCATCTTCCCAATTCTGTTCGAGTTCCTGTGTGAGGTCACCGTTTGCGATGGCCTGAACCACGACCATCAGTTGGCTGATCCGAGTCCGCATGTCGTCCGCAATGCGTTGCTGCTCTGCCTGAAGTGCCTGCTCCCGTTCCTTCGTGTGGACCTGGTCCGTGACGAGTTCCCAATTGATCATGGGGCCGATGTATTTTCCGGCCGAATCGCGGATCGCCACAGCGTTCAGATTGAGGATCTCGTTTCCCAGTTTGATCTGGGCCTGATGCGGCAAGGAGTCAGGGTTGGCCAGAATGCGTCGCTGGTGTTCAGGATTGCGGTGGAAGATGTCGATCGACTGCCCCATCATCTGGTCGACTTTGCAGGGGAGCAGATGCTCGAGTTGCTTGAGTGTTCGGACCGACGCGGGATTCATATAGACGATTTTGAGGTTCTCGTCGGCGAGAATCATGCGGACCGTAGCGTGCTCCAGCATCTGCTGAAGCCGCTGCTGCTCGTGTTCCAGCCGGACTTTGTCGGTGATTCGTTCCCACGTGATCATGGGGCCCGCATAGTTTCCTGCTTCGTCGAACATTGCCGACACCCGCAGTGCGAGTGTTTCGGGTCCCAGTCGGATGTTTGCGAGGTGTGGCAGATTGCGCGGATCGGCGAGCAGTCTTCGCTGGTGCTCTGGATTCCGGTGGAAAATGTCGATCGACTGACCGAGAAGATTGTTCACATCGCAGGGAAGCAGATGCTGAAGCTCTCGAAGTGTCGAGAGAGAGGCCGCGTTCAGGTAAGTAATTCTCAGGCTAAGGTCAGCCACGATGACGCGGACGGTTGAGTTCTCGAGAATCTGTTGAAAATCGATTCGGGGCTCCACCCGCCGTGCAGTAGCGGACGTGCGTCGCGCACGGGGACGCCCTGGTGAGGGTGCGGATGAGAGTGATTCGTCGGTGGCCATAGGATGACTCCAGCAGACAATGCGCTGCCTCAGGCAGTATCGCGTGAGAGCGGTTTCACCGGCTCACGATTCCGCCGATCTCTGAGCGAGGACAGTCGGCAACGCACGTCTGCTTATGACATTGGTTAGTTTTCAGATTTGGAGAGTGACAAAATCGAAGAGCCGCGACGAGCTACCTCTCGGACGTGCTCGAGTTTCGCCGGATCCAGAAGTTCAGCGATATCGAGCAGGATGACCAATCCACTGTCGAGCTTGGCAAACCCCGAGATATAAGCCGCTCCGTCAGCTTTCACGATGTCCGGGGCGGGTTGGATATTTTTGGGCGAAATTTTGATGACCTGGGTCACCGCGTCGACCGTGCATCCGATTGTTCTTGAACCGACGTTGACGACGATGGTTCGGGTTTCTTCGCTTTTCGACTGGGCATCCAGGTCGAGCAGTCGGCGCAAGTTGATGATCGGGATGATCGTTCCGCGGAGATTGCTGACACCTTCGACGTAGTCGGGGACTTGAGGCATGCTCGTCACATGATCCGGGATGACGATCTCCTGAATCCCTTCGATGCGAAAGGCATACACCTGGTCAGCCAGTTTGAAACCAACAAACTGCATCGTCGATCGCGATTGGGCCATTGCTTCCGACGAGGCTGACCTCGTCGAATCGTTCCCGCTCATTCCCGCAGTCCTTCACACAAAACTCTCAGGTCGGTCGTAATGCTTCTTCCGCTGATTCTGCAAGCGGAGGGAAACCTACGTCAACTTGCGATTCGGGGAATGTGATTTTCCTGAACAAGCAGGGATTTGCGGTACCGTTTATGACGCCCGGCATGCCTGTAATAGACATTTCAGGCGATGTGCATCCAGAATGCGGTGGACAGACGCGATGACGCTTTGACGGAAAAGAGCTCGTAAGTAAAGCCTTCGCTGGTCGACATCGACTTCTGCGAGAATGTGGCGCGAGTCCGGTAGAAGTCGCATGAAAATCGAGTCGCGGAAATCCCGCTGGGTCGCTTTAGTCAATTCCCAAAGTCGCAGCACGACAGTGGGCGTCTCACTAATGGGGATTCTTTCCGAGTCATTCAATCCGACGAATACCACATCCAGAAGTCCCGTCTGGCGAATCAATTCCGCAACGGAGTCTGGTACCCGCTTGTAATCTGACATAATGACAAGGCGGAACCGGGTCGCGTCGATCTGAGCGCCGATGATTCCCTGTTCCAGTTCACAGGGACCCGCCGCATGGACGATGCGAAGCGTATCTTCGGGGCGTACCCGCTTGGGGGCCAGCACCAGGCTGGCAGCCGTACCAGCGGCAACCAGGTCTTCGACAGTTGAGTCACTGGAATTGAGCACGACGCATGTTCGGTTGAGTGAGCATCGCATACTCAATTCTGAAATGAGATCGATCCCCTTCCCATCGGGCAATTCCATGGCCGTCATCAAGAGATCAGGCACATGGTTCTGCATTGCTGCGATGACCTGTTGTTTGGTCGAGTATAAGTCGATACGAAAAGCGCCTGACCGGGCACACGTGTCTCTCATCATGGTGGCGAGCATCTTCGATGGCTCAATGATGACGACCGACCGCAATCGGCGGACCTCATCACTGACTGTGATAGACGCGCGCTCCGTTTGCTGGACGGGCGACGGCGTGAAAACGGGGGTCTTGGTCAGCGCCGAGATGTGTGAGCCCCCCTTTTCGATGACGTCCATCAGCGCATCGGCCATCTCGGTCGCTGTCTGATAGCGGTCTGCGGGCTGCTTGGACATTGCCTTGGCAATGATGTGGTTGCACTCAATCGGGAGGTGCCGAACAAATTCCGTCGCTTTCGGTGCTGGTTTATTCAGATGGGCCATCATTGTCTGGACAATGGACGAGCATTCCTCGTAGGGAAAACGGCCTGTCAGCAAACGAAAGAGCGAGGCGCCTAGACTGTAGATGTCCGTTCGTAAATCGACTTCCGACGATTCGAATTGTTCGGGGCTCATGTACTGAGGAGTCCCCAGGATCTGACCTTGTTTGGTCATCGCTGTTCGGGTGTCATGTGCCGCGTCGACCAGCTTTGTCAATCCGAAGTCGACGACTTTGACAAGTCCTTCCCTCGTCTTCATCAGATTCTCGGGTTTGATATCGCGGTGGACCATGCCGGCGGCATGTGCCGCGGCCAGTCCAGCCGCCGCCTGGGCGATCATCTTACAGGCGACTCGCCAATGCGACGGGCCGTAAGTCTGGACCATTTCCGCGAGGCTTCCCCCTGAGAGATACTCCATGACGATGTAGTACTGGCCGTTCCAGAGATCAATGTCGTGCAGTGATACGACATTCGGATGATTCAGTCGACCAATCGCGCGGGCTTCCTGAAGAAACCTTTGAAGCGCCGTCTTCGAAGAAGCGACTTCCTGTGACAGGACCTTGATTGCCACTTCCCGTTCAAGCATCTTGTCAAACGCGAGATAGACGGCCCCCATCCCGCCCGAGCCTAACTGGGACCGGATTTCGTACTTGCCAATGGCTTTGCCGACAGGAGTAGGTGAGCCCGAAACGTCGGGACCCGCCACTGAGTCTGCCCCCAGAACGGTCTTCGTATCGTTTTCCGTCCGCGCTTTATGCAGCCTGTCGTAGGATGGGGGGGGGCCTCCTGCGAACTCATTGCGAGTAGACTGAGAACGGGGATCGGAACTCATTGATTCCACCTGGGATCGATTGTGCTACCAGCGGCGGGGCACAAAGAGAAGTACGGACGATAAGCTACGTCATAAAGTTTCATTTTACAACGGTTCGGCGCCGTTGGTGAGAACCAAAGACGCCAAAATGCAACGGAACGAGATCTTAACGGTTCTAACGGCCCGGGTTGTCAGGTAAACACCGCTTTTTACTAGTCAATTTTGCTCGAAGATCTGCCGGCAACTCAACATTAAAAAAGAATGATCTCTAAAACCAACGGGAATTTTGACTTTCGGGACATTTGCAGAATTGGAATCTTGGACAGTTGCCTTCGCGAGGGGAACCCTCCATGTCAATTTGTGAAAAATGCACCAGTGGACTGTTTAAGTCTCCTGATATGTTTTCAGATGTATTCAAGGGTACACTGAACCTGCGGTTGTTGTCTCTCTTTTTCGGAATGATGATCCCCCCTCCGTTTGGAGGGATCATCACTCGTCAACTGAATCAGGAAGTCTGCTGTGCGAGTTTCGCGTCGATCTCTGGGAATCACCATCCTTTTGGCTCTGCTTGTCGGACTGTTGCTGCGGTCGGCCGATTCAGAGTTAACACCGCAGAATCCAAGGATTACACAAGGAATGGCGCTACCCGAATACGACGAAGAGGGAAGGTTGCGCAGGCCCGATGGATTTGAGAAATGGGTCGTGGTGGGAACGTCTGTCGGTCTTGGCTACTCCGATGGAGCGCAATCAAATGCAGATAATCCAGGTACGTTTCACAATGTCTATCTGCAACCGGAAGCTTTCGATCACTACGTGAAGACATGCGAATTTCCCGAGCAGTCGGTATTCATTGTGACAAACCTTCCCTCGCGACCTGCCAAGACCAAGGGCCCTGTCTCAAGAACGGGTTTCGTCGCGGCTCCGACAGAAGGGCTTGAAGTGGCTGTCAAGGATTCAAAGCGGTTCCCGGATGCCTGGGCCTACTTTCTGTTTCATGACGCGGCAGAGGGGCGGAATCAGACCGTCCGGAAGACTGAAGCGCCGATCGCGAGGAATGCTTGCTACGACTGCCATGCCGAGCACGGTGCAGACGATAACGTCTTTACCCAGTTTTATTCGGTGCTGACGAGTGCCCGGGAGAAGGAACTCAGGAAGAGCAAAACAGGCAAATAGGCAGGCCTGCTTGAAAACTCGGACCAATTGCAGATTGAAGCGGACTCACCAGGAAATTGCCCCAGCACCAGAGTCGGACGCGGATAGGCCGACTTCAGTCGATCAGAGGCAGCGATCCTGACGGATTTGCTCGCGTTCCGGATTGCCGTCAGTCCATTTCACGGGACTCGACTGTTTCTGGCGGCATGGTGTCCGACTGTTCAGCAAGTCGAATCTCGCTCCTGACGAAACGGCTCGATGTGAAGCGGCTGGCTGAGAAGCGGAAAAGAATGCCGCCCGCGCGTTGAATCACCGTACGGACTCAATCAACGACTTTGAAACGAACTCACCTGCTCCCGGTAATAACAATGACCGTGCGCTTTGACGCACGGTCATCTCGAAGCAGCTTACTGGGCCGGTGCAGCAGCGGGTGCAGCCGGGGCCGTGAAAGGGATCAGATCCGGCTGATACTCACGCACGTCGATTAATGTTCCACCCAGGAACAGGGCGACGAATAAGAGTGAGAAGCAGAATACGATCGCGTGAAACGGGTTGTCGTAGCGCAAGTGCATAAAGTAAACGGCCACCAGTGCTGCTTTCGTGGTCGCGATCGCCATGGTGATCGGAACTTCCCAGGCACCAAGGTGAAATTTCGAGATGACCACCGTGGCAATTGTGAAGAAGATCAGTGCACCGAAAATCGTAAACAACATGCTCAAGGGCATGACGTGGACATGCAGTCCTTGATGGCCATGGTGCCCCACTTCGGTATGGTGCGGCGTCATGGGATTGGCAACGGAGTGTGATTCTGAGTGAGACATGGGTTTACCCAATGAGATACAAGAGTGGGAACAGGTAGATCCAGATCAGGTCGACAAGGTGCCAGTACAGGCCAACGTAGTCGACGGGACCAAAATAGTCTGGCCCAAAATCACCTCGGATCGATCGCCAGACCAGCCATGCGATGGTTCCCATTCCAGCCAGAATGTGAATCGCGTGCAGGCCGGTCATGACATAGTAAATGCTGAAGAAGATCCCCGTGTAGGTCGGATCGAATTCTGCCTGGCCCAGGAGATGCGAAGGGCCATTTCCGATGCTGGCCTGGGGTTCACTGACTTGGCTTTCGGCTGCGTGGCTGTGACCCGCGTGGGCATCAGTCCCCTGAGCTACGTTTGCGTGCTCATCGTGACCGTGGCTTCGATCCCCGCCCTGCTCTGAGTGCGATTCTTCGTGATCGCCACCGTGTTTGACACCGGTGAAGGATTCCTCGATCACGGGAACCATTGTTCCCAGGCCGACGCCGCCGAAGAACGCAACGCTGGTCAGCAGCAGACAGAACCAGAAGGGGGCTGCGATTGGAGACTTCTTGGCTCGCGAGACCGCAAATGCAACGCCCGTGATCATCGTTGCCAGGATCGCTGGAATTGAGAGTACGAGCAGCGCTGGACTGTGTGCCGCATGATCTTTCGGGTTGAACTGAGAAGCCCACAGGATCCCCAGGTCCCACTTGTGGCTGTATTCCACGGCTTTCACGCCCAGGAAGATGCTGGCACACATGAGAGTGATCGTCAGCAAGCGGATCAGCAGAGTCTTCTGACCCAACTGAGCTGCGCGAACTGCCCACGCCATCGTCAGGCTACTGAAAATCAGCACGGCAGTGTTCGTGGCGCCTAATGTCGAATCGAGATAGCGGTCGGCATTCGCGAACGCTTCCGGATGGGTGCTGCGATAGACCGCATAGGCACAGAACAGCCCACTGAAAAAAAGGACTTCAGTGATCAGAAACAGCCACATGCCGAACTTGCCCGCATCAAATTGTTGCTGGGGCGAGCCGAAGTGATGGGCCAGGAACCTCGGATGATCGTCACTGTGATGATGCGAAGTGGCGGAGGGCTCGGCAACTACGCTTGATGAATCGGACATGTGGATTAACCGGATGAAAGT is from Schlesneria sp. DSM 10557 and encodes:
- a CDS encoding chemotaxis protein CheW, coding for MSGNDSTRSASSEAMAQSRSTMQFVGFKLADQVYAFRIEGIQEIVIPDHVTSMPQVPDYVEGVSNLRGTIIPIINLRRLLDLDAQSKSEETRTIVVNVGSRTIGCTVDAVTQVIKISPKNIQPAPDIVKADGAAYISGFAKLDSGLVILLDIAELLDPAKLEHVREVARRGSSILSLSKSEN
- a CDS encoding cytochrome c oxidase subunit 3 — protein: MSDSSSVVAEPSATSHHHSDDHPRFLAHHFGSPQQQFDAGKFGMWLFLITEVLFFSGLFCAYAVYRSTHPEAFANADRYLDSTLGATNTAVLIFSSLTMAWAVRAAQLGQKTLLIRLLTITLMCASIFLGVKAVEYSHKWDLGILWASQFNPKDHAAHSPALLVLSIPAILATMITGVAFAVSRAKKSPIAAPFWFCLLLTSVAFFGGVGLGTMVPVIEESFTGVKHGGDHEESHSEQGGDRSHGHDEHANVAQGTDAHAGHSHAAESQVSEPQASIGNGPSHLLGQAEFDPTYTGIFFSIYYVMTGLHAIHILAGMGTIAWLVWRSIRGDFGPDYFGPVDYVGLYWHLVDLIWIYLFPLLYLIG
- a CDS encoding serine/threonine protein kinase → MSSDPRSQSTRNEFAGGPPPSYDRLHKARTENDTKTVLGADSVAGPDVSGSPTPVGKAIGKYEIRSQLGSGGMGAVYLAFDKMLEREVAIKVLSQEVASSKTALQRFLQEARAIGRLNHPNVVSLHDIDLWNGQYYIVMEYLSGGSLAEMVQTYGPSHWRVACKMIAQAAAGLAAAHAAGMVHRDIKPENLMKTREGLVKVVDFGLTKLVDAAHDTRTAMTKQGQILGTPQYMSPEQFESSEVDLRTDIYSLGASLFRLLTGRFPYEECSSIVQTMMAHLNKPAPKATEFVRHLPIECNHIIAKAMSKQPADRYQTATEMADALMDVIEKGGSHISALTKTPVFTPSPVQQTERASITVSDEVRRLRSVVIIEPSKMLATMMRDTCARSGAFRIDLYSTKQQVIAAMQNHVPDLLMTAMELPDGKGIDLISELSMRCSLNRTCVVLNSSDSTVEDLVAAGTAASLVLAPKRVRPEDTLRIVHAAGPCELEQGIIGAQIDATRFRLVIMSDYKRVPDSVAELIRQTGLLDVVFVGLNDSERIPISETPTVVLRLWELTKATQRDFRDSIFMRLLPDSRHILAEVDVDQRRLYLRALFRQSVIASVHRILDAHRLKCLLQACRAS
- a CDS encoding cytochrome P460 family protein, whose product is MRVSRRSLGITILLALLVGLLLRSADSELTPQNPRITQGMALPEYDEEGRLRRPDGFEKWVVVGTSVGLGYSDGAQSNADNPGTFHNVYLQPEAFDHYVKTCEFPEQSVFIVTNLPSRPAKTKGPVSRTGFVAAPTEGLEVAVKDSKRFPDAWAYFLFHDAAEGRNQTVRKTEAPIARNACYDCHAEHGADDNVFTQFYSVLTSAREKELRKSKTGK
- a CDS encoding methyl-accepting chemotaxis protein; protein product: MATDESLSSAPSPGRPRARRTSATARRVEPRIDFQQILENSTVRVIVADLSLRITYLNAASLSTLRELQHLLPCDVNNLLGQSIDIFHRNPEHQRRLLADPRNLPHLANIRLGPETLALRVSAMFDEAGNYAGPMITWERITDKVRLEHEQQRLQQMLEHATVRMILADENLKIVYMNPASVRTLKQLEHLLPCKVDQMMGQSIDIFHRNPEHQRRILANPDSLPHQAQIKLGNEILNLNAVAIRDSAGKYIGPMINWELVTDQVHTKEREQALQAEQQRIADDMRTRISQLMVVVQAIANGDLTQELEQNWEDDLGRLSLSIRQMSSDLRELIGQLIESAAQQNEGARAISESSQNLSEGAQSQAASVEEMSASIEELVRSIQDISENSVEARRQAESTSELAKSGGNSVSEAISSMRLIQKSSEQINDIIQVISEIANQTNLLALNAAIEAARAGEHGLGFAVVADEVRKLAERSSLAAKEITQLIKESTRRVAEGADLSEKVGKSLGSIVNAVEMTALGITRIADSTRTQAASAKDVQLAIRSISKTTDSNAAASEEMAASAEELGSQATTLQDLVARFKV
- a CDS encoding cytochrome C oxidase subunit IV family protein, whose amino-acid sequence is MSHSESHSVANPMTPHHTEVGHHGHQGLHVHVMPLSMLFTIFGALIFFTIATVVISKFHLGAWEVPITMAIATTKAALVAVYFMHLRYDNPFHAIVFCFSLLFVALFLGGTLIDVREYQPDLIPFTAPAAPAAAPAQ